DNA from Lactobacillus sp. ESL0791:
TTAATAAAGCCCTGCGAACACATGACGAGCAAGAGATGATGAGATTGTTAAACTGTAAAGATGATTTAGGAGAGCAAATGAAAACCACACTTAAGACTTTTAAACGCAACCAAAAGGCTGTAATCAATGCAGCAATATCGAAATATGCCAATGGCTGTGTTGAAGGCACCAACCGTAAGATTAAACAGATTGAACGAACAGCTTACGGCTATCGTAACTTTGATAATTTGGTTACCAGAATCATGTTGGAAACAAAAAATGCCGTGCTAAAAGAAAATACTTTAAGCGCAGTTGCCTAAAGTATTTCAAATTAAATATTATTTCTCATCAACTGGACTTGACGAACAACCACTTATTTCAGATCGAAGCCTTTAGGAAACTGCGGCTTCTTGCCATTATACATGACGTAAACTTCCTTTGGACTCTTCTTAGCAGATTTATGATAAAGCTTGAATAACTGCTTGGCAGTATAATGCTTACCCCGCGGCCGCCTAATTGTGCCCTTGCCTACAGCTTGAATATGCTTATAATCAGCGCCAATGCCGGAACTCTTCCGTAACTTGTAGTGACCCAACTTAACGGCCAAACCGTCAGGACTGCCGGCACTCTGCAATATCGCACTGTTATGAATATTAAAATGACTGAGATCGACGCCAGCTAATTTTTTATCAAACTGAAACATTAAAGTCGAATCGGTTAATTTCGGTGTGTAAAAACCACTTAAATCAACATAAACTAGACTAGGGCAATGCCTGAACATGCTGCCCATAACCGTAACGCTTTTGGTATTCCAACCCTTAAGATTGATATTTTTCAGTTTCGGATCGTATTCAAACAAGTTATCCATAACTTTTACCTTGCTGGTATCAAAGTTATGCAAGTCTATACTAACGAGCTGCGAATCTTTTCTAAACATTGACGACATATTGACTAAGTTGCGCGTATCAAAATTGTGCAAATCCAATTTTGGCAGAGACTTGTCTTCTTCAAACATGTAATGCATATCCGTAACTTTAGAAGTGTCAAAACTACTCAAATCTAAATGAGTCAATCCGGTATCAGCCTCAAACATGTATGACATATTTGTAACCTTGCTGGTATTAAAATGACTTAAATCCAGACTAGTCACATCTGAATTAAGTGAAAACATCTCACTCATATTGGTAACATTACTAGTATTCAATTTGCTTAAATCTAAATCCTGTAAGTGAGTAAATCTGGAAAACATGCTGCACATATTTGTAACGTTTTGGGTATCAAGCTGTGCTAAATTCAGGTTAGTTAAACTCGCATCATAGAACATATAACTCATATCCGTAACATGACTAGTATCAAAGTGACTTAAATCAATTTGGTCATACTTTGCACCACTGAACATCCCTGCCATATCTGTAACCTTGCTCGTATTGAAGTGGCTCAAGTCTAATTTTGCACCTGCAACCCCACTGCCTTGAAACATGTTAGTCATGTCTGTTACATTGCTGGTATCAAAGTGACTTAAATCAAGATTCGCCAGACGATTCCAAGAAAACATCCCGTTCATTGTCGTCACATTTTTAGTATTAAAATTAGTCAAATCAAGGGCGCTTAATTTAATAGTTTGGTTGAACATCCCACTCATATCAGTGACATTACTGGTATCAAACTTGCTAATATCCAGATTGGTTAAAGCACTATCGTAGGAAAACATAAAATTCATATTAGTTACTTTACTAGTATCGAGATGACTCAAATCTAAACTAGTTAAGTTGTAATCATTGGCAAATAAATTTGCCATGTTAGTGGTAGCACTGCTGTCCAGCTTATCTAGGCCTTGAATATCCTGTAAATTACCCAGATTGCCTAATTTATTCTGTGCATCAGCTGGTAATTTAGTATTCTTAGAAAAATTAATGTGTTCAATATTATTAGCCCAAGATATTTCTTTAGCCAAAGGGACGCTTGATAGTTGCCCGCCATTAAAAGTCAGTGTCTTAGTTACAACGTCGTAATTCCAACTGCAATCACCGTCTATTCCGCTCCAAGCACCGGTAGCACTGGTATTGCTACTTGGAACGACAGGTGTATCGGCTGCTACTGGCTGGCTAACAACTAACATCCCACTAGTTCCTAGTGCTAAGAAAGTTAGGCCAACAGCAAAATTGTGTTTTGTATTATTTTTCATTTTCTTGCCTCTTCTCTTTTATACCTAATATTATAGAAGAAAAGGTGGTCATTAACTTTATATCAAAGAAACTTTATCATATATTAAGCTGTGATTATTCATAAATAAGAACAAATTGCTTCACTTGCATTTTTAAGCTGATTAGTTTTCCTTATTAATCGATATTTTTTATAACCGTATCGTTGTATAATTTTTCAATATAACTTGATATTTAAATTTAAAAAGGAGAGCAAAATTTTGCCAAATATAGCATTTTTTATATTTTTTACATTAGACTTCTTCGGAAATTGTTTTAGAGTTTTAGCAATTCATAATTACAAAGCCCACAAATTAAGCTTGCTCTTAATTTAAACCTTCTCCGCCGATTGCGATATTTCTCTGCCATTATTTTAAATGTCTTGAACTTAGCATTAATCTGTTCTACTTTAATCCTGACTTTTGATAATTCATGGTTGAACTCTTTATCTGTCTTGGATAATGGCCGTTTCTTTGATTTCTTAATCGGGGTTGTGCTGTTAAAGTGTAATTTTTTAATTCCTTGATATCCACTGTCGGCAATTATACAGTGGTTGCCTGTTACTCTCTTACCTAATGAAGTTTGATATAACTTGAAATCATGAACTGCTCCTTTGGCAAAAGCAATAGCAATAATTTGCATTGTCTTGGCAGCAATTACTATTTGCGTTTTGAGTGCATGCTTTTTATGTTTACCGGTGTAGTATTCTTTTTGCTTTTTTTAGGCCTTTGAATTGGGGAGTCGGTCCCGTCAACGATTAGATAATCACTCTCCATATCGCTGCCAACCAGTTGTTTACGACCAGGTAAGTTGAACTTACCGCTTTTAATTAAAACTTCTTCAGTATGAGTAATAATGTCATGAACAGTTGATTCTGCTAAGTGAAAGTTGACAGCTAAAGACTTCATTGTGATATATTCACGATAGTATTTAAGCATGATTAAGACTTTATCTTCAATTGAAACCTTGCTTTTACGGCCATGATGCGCATGACTGCGGTCATAATCTGCTTTAACCAGGTCACACATAACGGAAAAAGTAGCAGGTTTGACACCAACTAACTGTTTAAAATCCTTAGCGGATAAATTTTTAAAGTCTTCTTGATAGGATAACATTAGGCTTCACACTCCATGAAAGTATTTTATCGCAAAATAAGATAGATTAGCTAGGATAAATTTACTAATTATCGAAGAAGTCTATTAAGCATAACACTTTGGATATACAGAAAACATATAAATAGCAGTAAGCCTATCAAAGTGGTTGAGTATCTGAGTGCCTTAATAGCTGGCATATTAGTTACTGTAAATCTCATCTCCATAGTATTTTTAAAGCGAAATTTTTTAATTGAAAATTTTTATGTAGAAGTTACAGCAGCAATAATTTTACTAGTACTATCTGCTTTCATGTTACTAGCAAGTAAAAATTCTAAATATAAGCCATTTTTCCATGAATTAGCTGGCGCATATTTCGCTACAAGCATGATAATCTTGTTAAACATAAATTAGTTGTTGACTTAAGAAGTCATATAATTCACCTGAATCAATGCCAAATGTTATCTTGTAGATCTGTTTAAAATTTTATCATTTGCTGAAGTATTTGGCATTCCGATTGGTTTATACTATTTTAGGTCAATGAAAAAGGCCATGACCACACTATTACTCGTGCTGCAGTTGGTGCCCTTATTGCTGGCACTACTGGTGGCAAGATGAAGGAATACATCGACCACCTCGGTTTAGTTATTAATCTGACTGATGGTAGTAGTTTTGAAGTTGAGCTTTTAACTGCTAAAAGTAAGGCAGACGGTTTTATTGTTAAAATGGCATATTCAAATTTAAATCATGTCATCGCAATTCTAGATAGTTGGAAAGCCAAAAAAGATGCAGAAGAAAGAGCTATCGAAGACAAAAGTACTGATACAATCATTGACATCCCTACAGAAATACGAAAATACAAGCAACTAATGGATGATGGAATTCTTACCCAAGGATGAATTCGACACTAAGAAAAAACAATTATTGGGGCTTTAAAGCTCCAATGATCCTAGCATGACAAAAGGATAAAAATATTTTTCTACCTAAAGTCAATGAGTATGATAACCTCTAATAAAATTTAGAAAGAAAAACCAAGTTACAAAACTGCTGTAATGACTCTTAATATTTATATTCAATATAATTTAAATTTACGTAAAAAAATACATCAGCATAACAAACTGCTGATGTATTAATGTTTATAGCGTGTTTTACCACATACCGATAACTTTAGTCCAAAGTAATCCGCCGCCAAGCCAAATTACATTCAGGACTACACCAATGATCGCACTTAATTTCCACCAATCCTTATTAGAAACGTAACCGGTTGAGGAAAGTAGTGCCGCTGGTCCGGCCGAATAGCTTGATGTTGACAAGTATAAAGACCCATCAAACGCCAGCATTAACGCAGCCATTACCGGTGGAACACCGGCACCGATAGCAACGGATAAAAAGCCTGCATAAAGAGCAGAAATTTGCGTGGAAACACTTGGAAAAAGATAGTGGAGATAGAAGTATACCAAATATAAAACTACCAGGACTAGAATCCAATTCATGCCGTGAAGTGCACTACCAAGTGTCTTTGAGAACCACGGGAAGAAACCTAAAACCATTAATTTTTGGGACATCAGCATGATAATCGATAACCAGGTTAAAATATTCCAAGCAAAACTTTGACCCAAAATATCTTTAACGTTGATTACCCCGGTTATTAGCAACAAGGCAACTGCAATAAAACTGACTTCAGTTGCATCAATTCCAAATTTTGCACCAACCAGCCATAAAATTACGGCTAGAACGAAAACAACCGACATGATTTTTTCTGCAGCTGTCATCTTGCCCAATTCTTGTAACCTGATATCAGCCCAAGCATGAGCGTTTGGCGTTTCCTTAACCTCGGGCGGGTAAATTTTATATAAAATGAATGGCACTACTAAGAGCGAAATTACACCCGGAACAAGAGCTGCCAAGAACCATTGCATCCATGAAATTGAAATATTTTGTGTTTTGGCGATTCCTAAGGCAACCATGTTTCCTGCCAGCCCAGTCAAAAACATCGTTGAAGTAACGATATTAACTTCATATTCATTAAAGACCAGAAAGGAGCCCATTTTTCTTTGGGTTCCTTTTTTAGGATCTGAACCCATCTCCTTAGATAGATTATCGATAATCGGGTACATGATTCCGTTAACCCGGGCATTATTACTTGGAATGCCAATTGCTAAAACTGTTTCAACCATTGATAACGCATAGGCTAAGCCTAACGTTTTCTTACCAAAAGTCTTAACAAAGAAATAAGCAATCCGCTTCCCTAATCCCGATTTAATGAATCCGGCTGCCATGAACATACACATGGCAACCATCCAGGCGGTTGAATTACCAAAACCGGCTGCAACTTCATTCATATTAAAGATGCCAGTCAACGTGGCAATCGTAATCGCGATTAAGGTCGTTGCCATCATTGGCAGTGGCTTAGTTACACAGGCAATAATTGTCGCAATAAAAATTGCAAACAAATGCCAGGCCGCAACACTGATTGCTCCGGGCTTTAACGGGGTTAACAGCCATAAAATAATACCAATCGCCAAGGGAAGAATCCATTTCTTCCACTGAAATTTATCTAACATTTTTTCTCCTTCCAAATTTATTGCTCTGCTTTTTTAATTGCCCGATCTACAGCTTCTTCCAAAGCTCTCGTTGTAGATGAAGCACCGGAAGCCGCATCAACCTTGGTTGAATTGGCAGCCACAATCTGCTTGGGCAATTCTTTAATTGCCGTTGCCCCAATCCCCTCAGTTTCATGATTTTCAAGCACTTCAACGTTTTTAATTTGTTTATCTGAATAAGTGACTCGAACCAGAATTTTGCCGCCAATGCCCGCTTCGGATGAGCCTAGATATTGGTTAGGACCTAGTTCGACTGTATCTTCACGCGAACCCGCAACCAAATCATTGACCGCAGATATAGCATTGACTAATTTAATTGCTTTCTGTTCAGAATTAGTTTTAGCAGCATTCTCGCCAGCAATTTTGCCAAAAATTAAACATTCTGCCAGATTACCACCTCCTTGATAACGGTTGACACACATTCCGCCTAATTCACCCGCACTAAAGAGGTGGGCAAGCGGCTGATTATTCGCATCCAAAATTCTTGCTTGCTCATCATGGACCGGCCCACCCTGTGTGTTCAAAACCGCTGGTGCCAAGTTAATTCCATAAAGCTTGCCTGCACTAAATTCAGTTAGGCTTTCCGGTGCGCGCTTAAATTCTGGGTCATAACCATCTCTTGCATACTGATTAAAACGGTGAATGGTCTGGTCTAAATTAGCAGCAGGAACCGCCATTTTAGCTGCTAATTTTTCGACGGAATCTGCACTAATAATTTTCTTAAACAAGTCTTGGTATTTTAGTTTGCCAGCTTCTTTTTCTTGAACAAATTTGTCGTACTGTTTCTGGTCAAAAACAAGCCAGGCATTGTCATAAGCATGAGGAAGCAGGTAATCACCGTGCTGATAAATATGACCATGGCGAAACTTGGCATCTTCTTTCATGAAGCGTGTTCCATCATCGGCAATCGCCAAAATTGATCCCGACTTCATGTTCTTCCAGCCGCTAATTTGGCGTCCGCGCGTACCGGCACTTTCGGCAATGACGTAGCCAGGGACAATTCCCAACGATTCGTAGTTACCCATGTGCCACATTTGGGCACCAACTTCTTGTGCCATCCGAATTCCGTCGCCATTGTTATACAGGGTTCCTAACGGTGTTAATTTAGATACGTGCAAGTAATCCTGCTGCATTTCTGCATTATTTTCAAAACCGCCGGTAGCCAAGACGACACCATTATTTGCATGTAAACAATATTTCTGGTGATTGCGCTCAACAACAACGCCCTGAATCGCACCCGTTTCAGGATCCTGCAGCAAGTTTTCTGCCTTAGAGTTAAGCCAAACGTCAATCTGTTCCTGCCGCTCCAAAACATTTTTTCGGATCACTTTCCATAAACCTGCATCAAAATCCTGATTGTGCACGAGTATAAAATCGAATGTGTCAGCACCAGCATATTCAGGATATTCACATAAATGTGACTTCTTAGCCAAATGATCACCGACCCGGTAATCTCGTGACCAAATGAAAGGATTAATCCCTAAATAATCGATAAAGTACTGCGGCATACTAACAAAACCATCCAAATAAGCTTTCATTGTCTTAGCTTCAACCGTATATGGTGCTGCTAATGCTTGATAATAGTCATCGATTTTCGCACGG
Protein-coding regions in this window:
- a CDS encoding BspA family leucine-rich repeat surface protein encodes the protein MKNNTKHNFAVGLTFLALGTSGMLVVSQPVAADTPVVPSSNTSATGAWSGIDGDCSWNYDVVTKTLTFNGGQLSSVPLAKEISWANNIEHINFSKNTKLPADAQNKLGNLGNLQDIQGLDKLDSSATTNMANLFANDYNLTSLDLSHLDTSKVTNMNFMFSYDSALTNLDISKFDTSNVTDMSGMFNQTIKLSALDLTNFNTKNVTTMNGMFSWNRLANLDLSHFDTSNVTDMTNMFQGSGVAGAKLDLSHFNTSKVTDMAGMFSGAKYDQIDLSHFDTSHVTDMSYMFYDASLTNLNLAQLDTQNVTNMCSMFSRFTHLQDLDLSKLNTSNVTNMSEMFSLNSDVTSLDLSHFNTSKVTNMSYMFEADTGLTHLDLSSFDTSKVTDMHYMFEEDKSLPKLDLHNFDTRNLVNMSSMFRKDSQLVSIDLHNFDTSKVKVMDNLFEYDPKLKNINLKGWNTKSVTVMGSMFRHCPSLVYVDLSGFYTPKLTDSTLMFQFDKKLAGVDLSHFNIHNSAILQSAGSPDGLAVKLGHYKLRKSSGIGADYKHIQAVGKGTIRRPRGKHYTAKQLFKLYHKSAKKSPKEVYVMYNGKKPQFPKGFDLK
- a CDS encoding transposase family protein — translated: MVIAAKTMQIIAIAFAKGAVHDFKLYQTSLGKRVTGNHCIIADSGYQGIKKLHFNSTTPIKKSKKRPLSKTDKEFNHELSKVRIKVEQINAKFKTFKIMAEKYRNRRRRFKLRASLICGLCNYELLKL
- a CDS encoding transposase family protein gives rise to the protein MLSYQEDFKNLSAKDFKQLVGVKPATFSVMCDLVKADYDRSHAHHGRKSKVSIEDKVLIMLKYYREYITMKSLAVNFHLAESTVHDIITHTEEVLIKSGKFNLPGRKQLVGSDMESDYLIVDGTDSPIQRPKKSKKNTTPVNIKSMHSKRK
- a CDS encoding DASS family sodium-coupled anion symporter; its protein translation is MLDKFQWKKWILPLAIGIILWLLTPLKPGAISVAAWHLFAIFIATIIACVTKPLPMMATTLIAITIATLTGIFNMNEVAAGFGNSTAWMVAMCMFMAAGFIKSGLGKRIAYFFVKTFGKKTLGLAYALSMVETVLAIGIPSNNARVNGIMYPIIDNLSKEMGSDPKKGTQRKMGSFLVFNEYEVNIVTSTMFLTGLAGNMVALGIAKTQNISISWMQWFLAALVPGVISLLVVPFILYKIYPPEVKETPNAHAWADIRLQELGKMTAAEKIMSVVFVLAVILWLVGAKFGIDATEVSFIAVALLLITGVINVKDILGQSFAWNILTWLSIIMLMSQKLMVLGFFPWFSKTLGSALHGMNWILVLVVLYLVYFYLHYLFPSVSTQISALYAGFLSVAIGAGVPPVMAALMLAFDGSLYLSTSSYSAGPAALLSSTGYVSNKDWWKLSAIIGVVLNVIWLGGGLLWTKVIGMW
- a CDS encoding FAD-binding protein; the protein is MKIDDETKWNASYDVIVLGFGGAGGTAARFAADNGAKVLLVDAAPYGHEGGNTRYSAQHVAMAHDRAKIDDYYQALAAPYTVEAKTMKAYLDGFVSMPQYFIDYLGINPFIWSRDYRVGDHLAKKSHLCEYPEYAGADTFDFILVHNQDFDAGLWKVIRKNVLERQEQIDVWLNSKAENLLQDPETGAIQGVVVERNHQKYCLHANNGVVLATGGFENNAEMQQDYLHVSKLTPLGTLYNNGDGIRMAQEVGAQMWHMGNYESLGIVPGYVIAESAGTRGRQISGWKNMKSGSILAIADDGTRFMKEDAKFRHGHIYQHGDYLLPHAYDNAWLVFDQKQYDKFVQEKEAGKLKYQDLFKKIISADSVEKLAAKMAVPAANLDQTIHRFNQYARDGYDPEFKRAPESLTEFSAGKLYGINLAPAVLNTQGGPVHDEQARILDANNQPLAHLFSAGELGGMCVNRYQGGGNLAECLIFGKIAGENAAKTNSEQKAIKLVNAISAVNDLVAGSREDTVELGPNQYLGSSEAGIGGKILVRVTYSDKQIKNVEVLENHETEGIGATAIKELPKQIVAANSTKVDAASGASSTTRALEEAVDRAIKKAEQ